The following nucleotide sequence is from Salvia miltiorrhiza cultivar Shanhuang (shh) chromosome 7, IMPLAD_Smil_shh, whole genome shotgun sequence.
CCATGAAGAAACCATATAGTCAGCTTTAACCCACGCCTTATAGTATGAAGAGCTAAAATCTGGTTCAGGTAAGGTACCATCGAGAATTTCCAGTTTACTCTTAGCTCCTAAAGCACGCTTGACAGATCTGCTCCAGTTAATAAAATTGTTACCTGTCAATTGTGCTGCAAACATTCCTGGATGATCGGCGTTGTGGAGTTGCAAAATCTCCTCGATTTGCTTTGGATCTAGAATTTGCGGATTGATTCGCTCCATACGCCGACTGCCTTCAGATTTCTTGTGCAATGCATCCTTGCGAGCCATCTCTTCATCGTCACCAGCCTCTTCTTCAGCCAAAATGTTCCACGGAGTATGTCGTATTTTGCCCATGGATCAGAGATCTAGTATGCTCTGGATACCATGTTGAATGTGTGATttgtgaggaagaagaaaagaattAAGCTAAGAACGAGTAGAGAGTAGTATTACTTCAGCACAAAAAGTTGCATACAAAAGTTGTTCACTCAGCTATTTATAGACATAACATGGGGAAAAAACAAAGCAACCAATCAGAAAATAACAAGTGGCAAAAGAAATACAAAAGATGCTTATTAGAGTACATGCAACAACATGTGTGCACCGAGCCACAGCAGATAAAACTAACTCCTGCCTTTACGATAACTGTTGGAGACATGTTGCGATTGATAGCTTTCGTGATAAATGTAATGTGGAATTTCTTTTGTCTACACATCCGTTGGTTACATAAGGTTTCATACATTGGATGTGTGAATATCGAAGAATCGTCTTGACATTGGATATTGAGACTGAGATCCTTACAAAGAGTATAATTCCTTTTTCTACAAGTTATTTATGCACAAAGAGACGGTATTATCTGTCAACGGGGACGTTCCTATCAATGTTGGCTGGCGACATAAGAGATTTCTCGTGGGATGTTTGGGGGATGAAATCAGATTTCTCGTGGGATGTTTGGGAGATGAAATCAGAAACTGGTGAATGGAGGAAGGTGCTTCCTGACATTAAGATGGGATCTCAAAAGTGCAGGCTTCAACAGCTTGCTTTAGCAGGTAAAAATCAAATCTTGGAGCCTATTGGTTGGGTTAAATACCTTGAGGTTCTGGCCTTGCGTTTTCGTGGTGAGAGTCGCACTTGTATTTTCTACAATCTTGATACACATGAAATCAACTCCACTGAATTACCATACTCTTGTTCATGGTACATTGGGTTTGTGTATAAGAATAGCCTGGTATGTTTAAGTTAAGATTAGATTATTTGGTGTAGAATGTTTATCACAGCCATGGATTGTTTGAACCGTTTTGAAGGATGATTCTCAACTTTTTGTGAGATGGATTGTTTAAGGGTACCATAGATGGGATCATGGTTCAAACTATGTGGTGGAATTCTTTGAATTATTTGGTGTAGAATGTTTATCATAGTCATGTTGGCTATTCCTAGTATGGTCAAATATGTGTATTTGAGggattttttatttgtgaaacAGTTGTAGTAGCATAGAGTTTGAACCGTTTTCAAGGATGAATCAACTTTCTATGAGATGGATTGTTTAAGACCATATATATGACAATTAATGTATTGAGTAGATTATCTAGAGCATTTCAAGGGATTGCACATTTTTGCACATAAGAAAGGCACTCCAGAAAAGTATTTCTAACACGATGTTGAGTAATCAATTAGAATAGTACTTTTTTTTCGGCATGAGATTGTATGAGTATGTCATTTTCGAAAAAGTAGTTTGACACAGTGATGTACCAAGAATTTACCGCATAAACTATCCATTAGTATTTACaatagggttaaggtacaaatgccCCCTAAACAAGACACCCCTATAGCGTATCCCTCCCCATTCTCGATGTTGGCCCAAATAAACCCACAGAGTCCAAAAGAAGGGTACATTTAAACCCAGTGATGTCATTTTCGAAAAAGTAGTTTGACACAGTGATGTACCAAGAATTTACCGCATAAACTATCCATTAGTATTTACaatagggttaaggtacaaatgccCCCTAAACAAGACACCCCTATAGCGTATCCCTCCCCATTCTCGATGTTGGCCCAAATAAACCCACAGAGTCCAAAAGAAGGGTACATTTAAACCCAGACTCTAAACGGCCGTCTAACGCCATCCacttaaatttttaatttttttttattttttcgtgGGGCCCACCTCCTACCATTTACGCGGGTTAGTGTAATAACCTAAGTATACAAAGAGTCTTCCATTTTAAAAACTCACAATCGGCAGACGACATTGAAAGAGAAGAACATTGTTCCAACGATTTCTTCACGCGTTTAGTCTTCTCCAGCAACCATATATAGCAGGTTTCGAAAATAGGCAAGTGTTGCTTAAACTTCAATCTTGGAGTTAGTTTTTTTATTGCATGCAAACCAATAGAATAGTGATTCAGATGGGTTTTTTTAGACGAATCATGAATAGCAAGAATGGAATGTTCAAAttgttttgttgttgtttttttgtTGTGCAGGATGTCTAATCCAAAggtcatttttattttcaattttcagggTTTTTGGAAGAAAGATGAAGAAAGtggtataataaaatatgatgGTTATAATTCTATGAAAATAGAAGACCTCCTATGCAATATGAGTTTTCAAAGAATAATGTCTGAATTCGAGTCTAGCCTAATGAGTAATGAGTAAACCTAGGGCAGTTTATGTACTTAATGAAGATTACAGTTTAGAAAAAGTCCTAGTACTCCTTAGGGATCAAAGgcaatgtgaaaaagtgttagaTAATTACCTTGAATTACTAGGACAACAAgagattgaattttttttctgaCATTGAAACTAATCATATGCCTAGTTTCACACCTTTGCCATTGTTTACAGAAGAAGATATTGATGCTCTAAATGGATGCATGGCATATGAAGGATGCTACTGAGATTGGGGTAGGGGCAGATGGTTTAGAGGTTGAGAATAAGGGAATAGATGCAGGGCATAGGAAGGATTGGACTGAGATTGGGGTAGGGGCAAATGATTTAGAGGTTGAGAATGAGGGAGGAGTAGAGGGTTGAGCATGATGAGGGAGATATGGGTTTTGAGAGCTTAGAGGCAGATGGCAGTGATGAATAAAGAAATGAGACAGAGGGCAGGGATGAACAAAGCAATGAGGCAGAGGGCAGGGCTAGACAAAGAAATGAGGAAGATGATCAAAGTGATGATGACTCGAGTGTTTATAGTTATGATTTAAGTGAGAGTGATGATGATGAACCAAAAATAGGGAATTTTATGGGCAGTGTTCAGGAGGGAGAGAAAGGTAGGTTTGAATTGGGGTAGACCTTTGCATGGACAAAGGAGGCTAGGGAAGCAATCAATTTATATAGTGTTAGGTTTAGATACAAAATAAAGTTTGTTAAAAATGAGCCTACTAGAGTTAGAGTTATATGCATGAATGAGAAAGAGTGTCCATTTCTCATGCATGTGTCTAAGGATGGAGTTGTCCAGGGTTTAGTAGTTAAAACTCTTATTCCTGACCATACTTGTTGCAAGTAGAGGGAAGTACCTAGTGCAATCCAATCTTATTTGGCTAAATATTTTAAAGAAGTAGTGTATAGGAATCCTAAATTCACATCCAAGGACATGCAAAGTCATGTGAAAGACCATTTGAAACTACATATCAGTTTGGCTAAATGCAACAGAGCTAACAAGGAAATAATAACTAATTTGGAGGGGAGTTACAAGGAAGAGTTTAGCAGACTTTGTGCCTATATTGAAAAGGTAAAAGAATGCATGATGGAAGTAAACTAGAGTTGCAGTTATCCATAGAGCAGTTGCATAATGGAAAGTAGAGTATTCAAAAGACTTTTTGTTATGCTTGAACCTTGTAGACTTAATTGGTTAGGTGTTCtacatgcatttttcatctcctttgtcgcgtttattcatagtttttGGGTGTTTTCATGGAGTTCTTGAGTGTCTTTGGTTAAATTTGTTCAattttgtggaatagactactcgttcGTGTTCGTGTTGTTTTTACAGGCTTTTGGACTCGTTTTGTGGAGTTTTTGAATGAAGAATAATGAAGCACATGAAGAGACGAGTTCATAGGCGTGAACGGGGCTCAAATCGGGCGTCGGGAAGTCCGCGGGTCGAAGGACACGCGGCCGCACGCGAGGAGGCACGAcgggaggtcgcgcggtccgggcatgcggccgcatgccacggccgcgcgacgttGCAGAATTCCCTGGACGACCGCGCGGTCCaagcgcgcggccgcgcgaggaggccgcgcgagctcgcgcggcccagccatgcggccgcgcgacgagCCCGCCCGAGGTGCCCATTTTCGCCCAATTTTTCGGATTTTAATTTAAAACGCGATTTTGGGAGTATTTTTGAGTTGgacgacctagggcatataaataccaccCTTTAGCTTATTCCAAGGAccttttatcattttctttgacttttcctgagagctgtgagacacgaagcaagagcaagactgaagattctcgacttcactacggtttttcattgtttaatgttcattagtGTTATTGAGATTTTAattgttagtcatatgtctatgtgtggctagatttctttttcccagggtttagggagtaaacatgattcgaatttctgactgttgattcaattaattgagatttctattcctttttatgttcttgttataattgtttgctttattgcttgatcaccaatttagcataatcataggttttaatttgagatcgggagatgataattattacctgaactaagaacatagaacacatttattttaattctaaagggaattaataatttgtgagggcgttaatcctaggaacttttaggagttacatgttagaagtgtgatccagggatggtagccttgcatgtaatcaacgatttgtatgtgataacactcatatttccatggtttttaatgttcatatgatgttaattttataggaaattgagtgttggatgattgttttgtgcttaatttattttatcttgtgaaacatgattcttactcgaactttgaaggaatttgcagatttattgagttcgaatttggaacaatgttccgAAATAGAAGTTGCAGATCATCTCGATATGAGTTCGTGAgcacaaacggatcataaatcggagttcggacgagaaagttatggcaaaaacatcgcgcgcagcagtcaaaattcggcgacctaaacggcgaccgccgaaaatgggcattttgaagaagaaagtcggctacctaaacggcgaccgccgagttggtcgccgaaatttctatttcagttttgcACTGCGAGCTCTAAATTCGGCGGGCGCCGAATTTGGTCATTTTTCAGcacaaattcggcgacctaaacggcgaccgccgagtttgaccgccgaatttggcGGGTTTGCGAGATTTTCTGATTTtcagagttcttctgggttccaaACACTGTATGTTACCCTGATACTTTAAATAGGTATTCTTTTGACCTATCgagggttcctttttcagtcctaaactttattttctcagtttcatagctttagattattattgatttccagtttttacagcttggattgaATTTCcataagattgaagattcaagccgctacaattgttttattcagagttttatttaattcagttctttcaattgtgttctttttaattatgtttatgatttattttagtatgtttggctagttcttttatctgaacctagggtttgtacatagctgattaattatgtgtttttgatttattgatatcaatttgccttccaacttgtgattcatgattcctggtgcttaatttcttgtgaattatttggccaataatttacatgtctagttgttcagtttgagtcttgaatgcgataattgttcagccgattcaggaatgcatgttatagtagtagccttgacacttgaatgtgataggtgaaactgtagggagctattctttgtgtacgcttgggagttaatttattccttggaatcttaaatgtgaaggggggtaaattaatctactttcataggtgttcgttagagaagcttatgAATAGTTCTGTTAtttctcatcagggttggattaaattggtaattgaatcaatatattaaatgcatgtagttaattagtaaaagtacatccctagggtcagagttttctttatatatgatttatttatcattgtttCTCTGCtctttagattttattttgttaaatttagtttttgattaaccttcctactttctgttgcctgtctactgttatagtctgtttaggagatagctagagttatttcgttgtgtcagtccctgaggatacgatactcgattgcttattatttgctacaattacctgtgttagttgcagtttttgttgctaagaaattagtgatcagtatgccacgggagtgggtatgaattaactttgagattgccttaggaattatctcattaattgaatcaaacgtgttagttaggagaatctgttgaaacctttgccttgggaaactctctttcttctgttacttcgcattttcacagcttgatttcttttcagtgtttctttattttaatttaagtttgttttccaaaatcaaaactttaaTAATCGTTCATCTagatagagtaaaataattaaggTTAGACATTGATAAccattagtccctgtggattcgaccttgtttgccactatatacaattgcacccgtacacttgcggcgtgttaataaaatagcgaacaagtacttggcgccgttgccggggactgatttttatcagtactattctgttaagtatttgatactactctggatttttatttctgttatttGTTTAAGTTATTTACTTCTTTCTTGTGGTTATAACTTGAAACTGGTGGTTTGTTTAGGTGGtttatgaacacaagatctaaaAATTTACCTTTAGTAGATTTTGATCCGGAGATTGAAGCTACGTGCCGCCATAACAACAGCCAGACAACCAAAGCCAATTTGGATCACATGGCTACTGCGGAAGAAGTCCGTGCCCTGAGAGAGCAGTTGCAGGCGTTGATGGATGCTCAGAAAACTGTTGCTGAGCAGAGACAGCCGCCTATTGATGAGGCATTTACTCCACTGTACCAGTACCAGGAGCCGCCTAGAGTCAACGCAAATAATTTCGAGCTAAGGGCTGGGTTGATCACCATGGTACAACAGAAACAATACGGAGGTAGTGCCGCAGAGGATCCCAACGTGCACTTGAGGCAGTTTCTGGAGTTGTGCAGTACTATAAAGATGAACGGCGTAGCAGATGATATCATTCGCCTTCGCCTATTCCCCTTTTCACTGCAGGACAAGGCTAAGTCATGGTACCACACTCTGCAATTAGGTGCCAACCCTGCATGGGAAGAGGTGGCACACCTATTTCTACGAAAGTTTCACCCTCCTGGTCTCACTTTGAagctgaagatggacatcgttcAGTTTCAGCAATTTGAAGGTGAATCATTAGCAGAAACATGGGAACGATATCAAGAGAAattgaggaagtgcccgtcccacGGCTTTGATGAAGGGACTCTAGTCGTCATGTTCTATAATGCTTGCGGAGAGCGCACGAGGATGTTCATGGACACAGCAGCTGGAGGCTCCCTACTCAAGAAGGGAAGCGCAGAAGCGATGGAGATCATAGAAAGTATGGCGGCTACCAGCTACCAATGGCCGTCCGAGAGGGTGCAGCTGAAGAAAGTTGATGCGGCATCTAGTTCAGATCCTTTGGCATTGATAtcgactcagctggcagagctgaactcaaaAATTTCAGCAATGTCTATGGGAAATCCTGAACCAGCTGTGGAGGATccgacaggcgtagaagacgccaactTCATTCATGGGAGGAACTTTGGGAACTTTCAGCGTGGACAACAGAGTGGCTACAATAGAGGACAACAATATCAGCAAGGAGGTCGCTCACACTCGAATTTGTCATAcgggaatcccaacaatgcaattcaacctccaccaggcttctcggtTACCAACGGAGTGataaatgaagagaagaagccgaATCTTGAGGAGTTGCTAATGAAGTTCATGTCCAAGTCCGACGAGAGGATGGAGAAGTTGGAGTCCAATGCTGTTGCTGTGGGGACCcagatgaagatgttcgagacccaattgggtcaactGGCCAATGCTTTTACAAATCTACACCAACAAGGTCAGTTTCCGAGCAATACAACTGTTAATCCCAAGGAGCATTGCAAGGCAATCAATTTGAGGAGTGGGACTACTTATGAGGGACCCAAGATGCCTGAGGACGAGATCGTGTCGCCAGTTGATGAGAAagaagctgaggaggtcaccgttgaggtttctggcaaaaagaagaatgaaaagcagaagactacttcgccagcaacagTGACTTTGCCGTTCCCTCAGCGTCATCATAAAGAAAGGGTGAAGCAGTAGTTCTCCAAGTTTTTGGAGATCTTCAAGAAGTTGCACATCAATCTTTCATTGGTGGAGGCGCTGCAGGAGATGCCATAGTATGCGAAGTTCTTGAAGGACATCATCTCGAGAAAGAAGAGGTTGGGAGAGTTCGAGACGGTGAACCTCAATGAGGAgtgcagcgcaatcttgcagaaGAAGCTCCCAGCCAAGCTTAAAGATCCAGGCAGCTTCACTATTTCCTGCATCATTGGAGGCCAGCAGTTTGGGAAGGCGCTCTGCGATTTGGGGGCAAGCATTAATCTCATGCCCCTATCTATTTTCCAGCGGTTGGCTATTGGAGAGATGAAACCGACGTCGATTGCgttgcagatggcagataggTCGGTGACATATCCACGAGGGATAGTGGAAGACGTGTTGGTGAAGGTCAATGAGTTCATATTCCCTGCTgattttgtggtgttggatTTTGAGGAGGACAAGACCATCCCGTTGATCCTAGGGAGACCGTTCTTGGCCACAGGAAGAGCCTTGATAGATGTGGCTAATGGGGAGCTCACTTTGAGAGTGAATGATGAAAACCACACTTTCTCCATATATCGAGCTTTGAAGTTTTATGATGAGAAGGAAGACATTGACATGGAGGAGTGCAAGTTGCTGAGCCTAGTTGATTGCTATGACACACCATCTTCATGGAAGGGTCTCGGCGACCCTCTTGAGGCTTGCatctctcatttctttttctctgcTGATTTTGATTTTCCTCTTGATATGCATTTGTTTTCTGATCAGTTATTTGAGTGTTGTAGTGCATTGGAGAGTGTAGCAGAGATTGCACATAGGAAAGGATGATTTCTGGAGCTGCGCACCgaggaggagaagaaaaagATGGAGGAGGAAAAGGggaccgccccaaagcttgagtTGAATCTGTTGCCGGATCACTTGAGATACGCCTTCCTAGGTGATGGTGAGACGTATCCGGTAATTGTATCAGCTCTTCTTACTCCTTGTGAATTGGATTCTTTGTTGCGTGTGTTGAGAAAGCATAAGTCTGCTATTGGTTGGTCGATTTCTGATTTGAAAGGGATTAGCCCAAGTGTCTGTATGCATAGGATTTTGCTTGATGATGATGCTAGGCCTAGAACGCAACCTCAAAGGCGCTTGAATCCTATTATGCAAGAAGTCGTTAGGAAAGAAGTGTTGAAATTGCTTGATGCTGGGATTATATATGCTAtatctgatagtgagtgggtaagtCCTACCCAAGTGGTGTCTAAGAAAGGGGGGATGACTGTTGTGAAGGGTGAGTCTGATGAGATGATTGCTACACGTGTGGTTACTGGTTGGAGAGTCTGCATAGATTATCGCATGTTGAATGCTGCTACTAGGAAAGATCATTTTCCCCTCccctttattgatcagatgcttgatagATTGGCTGGGTATGAGTTTTactgttttcttgatggttatTCTGggtacaatcaaattatgattgCTCCGGAAGACCAAGAAAAGACTGCTTTTACTTGCCCATATGGGATTTTTGCTTATCGTCGCATGTCTTTTGGTTTGTGTAATGCTCCTGCTACTttccaaagatgcatgatgGCTATTTTCCATGATCTGATTGAGAGTGTGATGGaagttttcatggatgatttctctgtgtTTGGTAGTTCCTTTGATAATTGTCTAGAGAATTTATCTGTTGTGCTTGCTCGTTGTGAGGAAACTAACTTGGTGCTTAATTGGGAGAAGTGCCATTTTATGGTGCGAGAAGGCATTGTTCTTGGTCATAAAGTTTCAGCTGCAGGTTTGGAGGTTGATCGTGCCAAGATTGTTGCCATAGAGAAGCTCCCGCCACCAACCAATGATAGAGCTGTGCGTAGTTTTTTGGGTCATGCCGGATTCTACCGCCGCTTCATCAAGGACTTCTCAAAGGTTGCTAAGCCGTTGAGTCAGCTGTTGGAGAAAGATGTCAAGTTCTGTTTTGATGATGCTTGCACAGCTGCGTTTAAGACTTTGAAGAAAGCCTTGGTCACAGCTCCTGTTTTGATTGTGCCGGATTGGACGCAGCCATTCGAGTTGATGTGTGATGCCAATGATATTGCCATTGGAGCTGCGTTGGGTCAGAAGAGGGACAAGATTTTTCGTGTCATTTATTATGCCAGCCGGACTTTGGATAAAGCTCAGACGAACTACACGGTGACCGAGAAGGAGATTCTAGCAGTTgtgtatgcttttgataagttccgtgCATACTTGATCGGGACGAAATCAATTGTATACACCGATCACGCAGCCATCCGCTTTCTCTTTGATAAAAAGGATGCCAAGCCACGACTCATTCGGTGGATCCTGTTGCTGCAAGAGTTCGATATAGAGATTCGGGATCGTCGTGGTTGTGAGAATGTGGTTTTCGATCATCTCTCTCGCCTAGAGAATCCGGTGGAAGGAGAGGAACTTCAAGTTCCAATCAAGGAGACATTCCCGGATGAGCAGATTTTGCAAGTGAGCTCGCCTACACCATGGTATGCCGACTATGTGAATTTCCTGGCCGCCAAATATCCTCCACCCAAGGATTTGAGTACttataagaagaagaaattctATCATGATGTGAAGTTCTACATGTGGGAGAAACCGTTTCTTTACCGACGATGTGCCGACATGGTGATTCGTCGTTGTGTGCCAGAAGATGAGTGGGGACCGATCCTCACTCAATGTCATTCATCACCGAGTGGATGCCATTTTGGAGCCAATAGAACCGCTTTCAAAGTCCTACAAAGTGGTTTTTATTGGCCCTCTATCTTTAAGGATGCCCACGCTTTCGTGTCTCGTTGTGATCGTTGCCAACGTATGGGTGGTATTTCTAAAAGGCATGAGATGCCTTTGACTAGCGTGGTGGAGGTTGAGTTATTCGACGTATGGGGGATCGACTTTATGGGTCCGTTTCCTTCATCTTATGGGAACCAATACATCCTTTTGGCTGTAGAGTATGTGTCGAGATGGGTCGAGGCCATTCCCACCGCCAAGAATGATTCAAAGGTGGTGATGAAATTTCTGCAAAAATACATCTTGTCAAGATATGGAGCGCCGCGAGCTTTAGTAAGTGATGGGGGATCACATTTCTGCAATTGATGGTTGGAGAGCTTGTTGAAGAGGAACGAAGTAAAGCATCGTGTCACTACGGCGTATCATCCTCAAGCGAATGGACAAACCGAGCTAGCCAACCGTGAGATTAAGCAAGTCTTGGAAAAGACTGTGAATGGAGGTCGCAAGGATTGGGCGATATTgctagatgatgctctttgggcgtatcgcacggCATACAAAACTCCTTTAGGTATGTCTCCATATCAATTGGTGTTTGGAAAGTCGTGTCACTTGCCGGTGGAGTTTGCCCACAAAGCGTTTTGGGCGGTGAAGAAGTTGAATTTTGGCTTTCACTCGGCTGGAAAAGAGAGGATGCTTCACTTGAGTGCTTTGGAAGAATTTCGTGACCAAGCCTTTGAAAATTCCAGCATTTATAAGGAGATGACGAAAAGGTTTCATGACAAGATGATCCTCAAGCGAGAGTTTGCCGCGGGAGATCAAGTCCTATTATTCAATTCCCATCTTCATCTGTTTCCGGGAAAATTGAAGTCAAAGTGGTCGGGACCGTTCACCATCTCCCAAGTTTTTCCTAATGGAACGATTGAGTTGAGCAAAGAAGGAGGTGAGCCGTTTCGAGTGAATGGGCAGCGAGTGAAGGCTTACTATAGCCCGAATCAAGTCCACACGGTGGACGTCATTGATCTTCATGATTGTTGAGTTATGAAGCGTCGAGCTATCGACGttaaaatagcgcttattgggaggcaacccaaagtttgtgagtttttcttttgttttagtaCTTTAGTTTCGTTTTGCTTTTGTTCGTTTGTGTTTCTTGCTGCGTTTTTGCAGgtataaaccaaaaaaaaagagaaaaaaatcacTTTTTGGAGGAGTCGAACGCCCAGACCGCGCGGTCCAAGCGTGCGCCCGCGCGTCAAGCCCGCACGAGGAAGACAACAAATCTGGGGAGCTCACGCGGTCCaggggcgcggccgcgcgaggagcCCGCGCaaggtcgcgcggtccagccatgcggccgcgcgacgcgcCCGTACGACGGGGACATAAATTTCTGGAGGCTCACGCGGTCCaagggcgcggccgcgcgaggtcgcgcggtccagccatgcggccgcgcgacgcgcCCCGCGCGACCCGCGCCTCGACTCGCCCAGCCCGGTTTTTACCCTTATATCTCCCTATTTTCACGtttttcacacacacaacacccacTTTTCACACATTAACACCCCAATTCATATTTCTCTCTAAATTTCTTCCATCCAATCCATCCAAGGTATGTTTTTCTTGCCTCaattacttatatttttcaattcttGGCATGATTTAGTAGCTTTTGACcgattgttttgttttattccatgatttattttttttagttccAAACTAGGGCTTTATTTGGGGATTTCTTGTTTTCTCTTGATTTCTCttgattttatgcttgtatTTGGACGAATTCATGCTTAGGAATGTCTTATTTATCATGGGTAAACTTAATTGTTGGTCAATTTGAGCTCTTGGTGTGGATTTGGTTCTTATGCTATGATGTGGGGGATGATATTCTTTGGCCTTATTCCTTTGCTCTATATTGTTTTAGCTTATGTTTTCACTCACATGCTACATATTTTAAGCATAAGCAACACATGAGTTTGGCCTTTGAATTGTTTTGATATGTTGGGTGGTGGCTTGATGTGCcttggttttattttttcttgtgTGTAATTTATGTTTGGGGGATCGTTTCTAATGCAGCGTGTTTGGGTTTTGCAGTATTCCCAGCATGCCACCAAAAGGGAAAGCAACCCGggctgccaaaggaaagggACCGGCCACTGGCTCGTCCTCAAGAAGCAGCCGTGCGGCGCAGCCGGTCTCGGAGTTCTCACCGGCTCACTTCGGTGTTGAACTCCCTGACGATGCCTCTCACAAAAACTGGGAGAAACTCATTCACATCCCGGTcaagcccactaagtacatatGTCCAACTACTTTGGAGAAGTTGGGCATCCAGGATGATGTTTGGGCCATGGTCGATCGCGTAGGACTTCGAAAGGTCTTCACAGGAAATTGGCTCACCTATCGGATTCTCACGATCGAGTTCCTGTCGACTTTGAAGATCACTTATGATCGTACCATTCCTACGGAGTGCTCCTTCCGCTTGCTCAACCAGGACTACACGCTTACTTGTAATAATTTCAATGACGTTCTTGAAAGTCCGCAGAGCGGGGTTTATGGTGTTGCCGGGTTTCAACCGCAGACGTTCTGGGCTGCC
It contains:
- the LOC130994454 gene encoding uncharacterized protein LOC130994454, which produces MATAEEVRALREQLQALMDAQKTVAEQRQPPIDEAFTPLYQYQEPPRVNANNFELRAGLITMVQQKQYGGSAAEDPNVHLRQFLELCSTIKMNGVADDIIRLRLFPFSLQDKAKSWYHTLQLGANPAWEEVAHLFLRKFHPPGLTLKLKMDIVQFQQFEGESLAETWERYQEKLRKCPSHGFDEGTLVVMFYNACGERTRMFMDTAAGGSLLKKGSAEAMEIIESMAATSYQWPSERVQLKKVDAASSSDPLALISTQLAELNSKISAMSMGNPEPAVEDPTGVEDANFIHGRNFGNFQRGQQSGYNRGQQYQQGGRSHSNLSYGNPNNAIQPPPGFSVTNGVINEEKKPNLEELLMKFMSKSDERMEKLESNAVAVGTQMKMFETQLGQLANAFTNLHQQGQFPSNTTVNPKEHCKAINLRSGTTYEGPKMPEDEIVSPVDEKEAEEVTVEDIISRKKRLGEFETVNLNEECSAILQKKLPAKLKDPGSFTISCIIGGQQFGKALCDLGASINLMPLSIFQRLAIGEMKPTSIALQMADRSVTYPRGIVEDVLVKVNEFIFPADFVVLDFEEDKTIPLILGRPFLATGRALIDVANGELTLRVNDENHTFSIYRALKFYDEKEDIDMEECKLLSLVDCYDTPSSWKGLGDPLEACISHFFFSADFDFPLDMHLFSDQLFECCSALESVAEIAHRKG